One genomic region from Rhodospirillaceae bacterium encodes:
- a CDS encoding pyrimidine 5'-nucleotidase: MNKNSNSAEPQIDAWVFDLDNTLYPASCKLFTQIDDRMREFIADLLGLEQDEAYKVQKKFFREYGTTLRGLMDVHGLPPEEFLNYVHEIDLSPVDANPALNRALDALPGRKIIFTNADIGHADRVMERLGIGHHFEAVFDIVAADYVPKPNPDIYQVLLDRYELDPKKSVMVEDIARNLEPAADLGMTTVWIKSDSHFGNWGADGDYIHHITEDLVDWLESWANGK; the protein is encoded by the coding sequence ATGAATAAAAATTCTAACTCTGCTGAGCCGCAAATTGACGCTTGGGTGTTTGATCTGGATAACACCCTTTACCCTGCTTCGTGCAAACTGTTTACCCAGATTGATGACCGCATGCGTGAATTTATTGCCGATCTTTTAGGCTTAGAGCAAGATGAAGCCTATAAGGTCCAGAAAAAGTTTTTCAGGGAATATGGCACCACGCTTCGCGGTCTGATGGACGTCCATGGACTGCCCCCAGAAGAATTCCTGAATTACGTCCATGAAATTGACTTGAGCCCTGTTGATGCCAATCCGGCCTTAAATCGGGCGTTGGATGCCTTGCCTGGACGCAAAATCATTTTCACGAATGCGGATATTGGCCACGCGGATCGTGTCATGGAACGGCTCGGAATTGGCCATCACTTTGAAGCCGTGTTTGATATTGTGGCCGCGGATTATGTCCCAAAACCTAACCCGGATATTTACCAAGTTCTGTTGGACCGATACGAATTGGATCCAAAAAAATCAGTGATGGTCGAAGACATCGCCCGAAATCTAGAACCTGCGGCGGATTTGGGGATGACTACAGTTTGGATCAAGAGTGATTCACATTTCGGAAATTGGGGCGCGGATG